The window CGCCTTGATAAATCCTCCTCGCACGTCTACGATGTCGACTGGAAACTGAACCCGATAAAGGTAGGTGCCTGCGTTTGTGCCGAGCAGGAGCACGCCGCTGATGTAGCCTCCGAAAATTCCTATCAGATCAAAGAAGGCTGTAAGAATGGGGAAGCTGATAATGGCGGCAGCAATCCTGGGGCTTATCAGATAGCGTACGGGGTCGATACGCATGGTGTACAGCGCGTCGATCTGCTCTGAGATGCGCAGGATACCGATCTCCGCAGCCATCGCTGACCCGGCTCTTGCCGTGATCATAATGGCCGTCAGGACCGGCCCCAGTTCCCTGATGAGGGAGAGAGAAACCGCAGACCCGAGCGCTCCCACCGAGCCGAATTTCACCAAGGTATAGAAGAGCTGAAGCCCGAGTACCATGCCGGTAAAAAGGCCTACCAGCATGACGATAAGAGAAGACCTCGCACCGATGGAATAGGTATGACTCACTATCTCCGCGATCTGTTTCCGTCTGAAGATGTTGACGAAGCCGAGAAAGAAGAAAATCGCCATGGCGCCGAATGTGCTCACCAGGCCTAAAGACTCCCTGCCAACCCGCACAATGAACCTGAGTAAAACATTTCCGCTCTCGACCGACGCCCTGAAAGCCAATCGTACCTCTCTTGCGCAGGCTCGTCGCCGAACCTGCACCTTGTTCCTAGTCGTATCTTACTAGTCTTGGACTTTCTGCAATATTCTAACCACAGAGCGGTGGCATGGCAATAAAAAATTAAAGGAACACAAAAAAACGTACATGTAGTATCCTAACCTGTCCCTACTCCATTTCGTAAGCGGCCGGTTCACCCGGGTAACCTTCGTGCTCGATGGGTTTCCTGGTCTGCTTCTCTCCTGCTTCCTTCTCGCGCAGCGCCTGCCAGACCTTTTCGTAGCTGAGCGGCAGACTGTTGACACTTACGCCTGCAGCGTCCAGGATGGCATTTGCAAAGCAGCCCATGGTCGGGATAGTAGCGCCCTCACCCACCTCCTTTACGCCCCAGGGTCCCGCGATATCGTAGCTTTCCACCAGTTCTGACGTTACTCTCGGCATGTCGAGCGCAGTAGGGAGCCGGTAATCTGATAAATTCGGGTTGATGATCTTGCCGTTCTTGTCGAACCGGACCTCTTCCCAGATAGCCTCGCCCATCCCCATGAAGAGCGCTCCATGGACCTGAGCGTGCAGCAGCGCAGGGTTGATCACCTTGCCGCAATCATGGACATCCCAGACTTCCTTTACCCTTATCTCACCTGTTTCCTTGTCGACCTCCACCTCACTTATCTGCGTCGCGAAGCTATACGCCGGCGACGTACCGACCGCCGCGCCCTTGAAGCTTCCGCCCAATTTAGGCGGCGTGTAGGCTCCCCTCCCCACGAGCGGCCCTTTATCTACGAAGAGTTTCCGCGCCACGTTGGAAAAGGGGATGCTGATCCCAGGATCGCTCTTCAAGAAGACCACGGCTTCCTTGCAGTCGAGTTCGGAGGGGCTGACCTCCAGCATTTTGCCGGCCATCTCGAGAACCTGCTCTTTTACCATTTCACCCGCCTCCTTAACTGCCGAACCCGACATTAACGTCTGGCGGCTCGCATATGCGCCGAAATCGTGCGGCGTCGTCTCCGTGTCGGCCGACACTATCTTCATCTGCTCGTATTTGATGCCCATCGCTTCCGCAGCCATCTGGCAGAGGACCGTGTCAGACCCCTGGCCGATGTCAGTGGCGCCCGTATAAAGCGTAGCAGCAGAGCCATCCTCGTGTACTTTGATAATCGCCGCCGCGTGAGGAAGATCGGTCCGGTAGATAGGATAACCTGCACCGGACACGAAACTGCCGACGGCTATACCGATGCCTTTGCCACCGGGTAGTTTACCTCTCTTCTCATTCCACCCGGATATCTTTTTCGCCTTGTCAATACAGGCCGAGAGTTCGCACGAGTTGATACGAAAAGAGTTCGGTGTGACTGTGTTAGGCTTCCTTGCGTTGATGAGCCTTATCTCGGCAGGATCAAGCCTCAAGTCCCTGGCTATGTTGTCGAGGTGGCATTCATATGCATATTTCGGCTGCGGGGCTCCGTGACCGCGCTGTGCGCCGCACGCGGGCAGATTCGTGTACACCCTGATCATGTCGAACTTGTAGTTGTCAAAATCGTACGTAAGCGTAAGCAACGCTCCTGCATAGTAGGCACTCGCGATGCCGAGGCTCGTGTAAGCGCCGCCGTCCATGATAAAGTTCGCGTAGGAACCGAGAATCTTACCCTCCCTGTCCACACCGGTAGTCAGTTCCATGATCTGGCGGTGACGGCCGCGGTTGTGCGCAAACATTTCTGCACGGTCGTAGAACATCTTTACCGGTCTGCCGGTTATGCGCGCGAGCACTGCGCCGCCGAATTCCAGGCCCGTCGGCTCCATCTTGCCGCCGAACCCGCCGCCCACGAATGTTTTCAGCACACGCACATCTCCCATCGGAAGCTCAAATTCCCTCGCGAGATAGTATTGGAAATAATGGGGAGACTGGGTGCTCGCATAGACGGTCAGCTTTCCTCCGTCCCACATGGAGATAGCCGCATGCGGCTCTATGGGGCTCTGGTAGGTGCGCTGCCCGATGTACGTGTCTGTCCTTACATGGAAGGAACGGGAGAAGGCCTCCTCGACGTTCCCAAACTCCTGGTGAATCTCCGCGTTGATGTTTCCCGGGAATTCCTCATGAATGAGAGGCGCGTTCTCGGTCAGTGCCTCTACGGGATCGAAGACAGCGGGCAACACTTCGTATTCGACCTTGATAAGCTTGAGAGCCTTGTAGACAGTCTCCTCGTCGATCGCGGCGACGGCTGCTACCTTGTCGCCGACGAAACGTACCTTGTCAATGCAGAAGATGTTCTCATCCCATCGTGCCGGACTTATGCCGTATTTCTTACTCGGGACGTCCTTGTGCGTGATGATAGCCTTCACACCTGAAAGCTTCTCTGCCTCTGATGTGTCGATGTGCAGAATCCTCGCATGGGCGTGCGGACTCGTCAGTATCTTACCGACGAGCATGTTAGGAAACTTAAGATCACCTGTATACCTCGCTTGGCCCGTGGCTTTGGCTCTTCCATCTATCTTCGGAACGCTCTTCCCGATCACCGCGTAGTCATCTTTCATGCCACACCTCTTTTTTCTTGCTCCGTAGTCGCGGCCGCAGCCATGACGGCTTTCACGATATTCACGTAACCCGTGCACCGACAGAGATTCCCTGCGATGGCCTGCCTGACCTCCTGTTCCGTCGGAGCGGGATTTCTCGTCAACAGTGCTTTTGCAGAGAGTATCATACCGGGCGTGCAGTAGCCGCACTGGATCGCTGCGTTCTCAACAAAAGAATTCTGCAGCCTGTCCAATTCCTCGCTCTGCGCTACCCCCTCGATAGTCGTGATCTCACAACCGTCTGCTTCCACGGCCAGCACAAGGCATGAATCGACCGGTTTGCCATCAAGCAGCACAGTGCATGAGCCGCAATTTCCCAGTTCGCACCCTTTCTTTGTGCCCGTGAGATCGAGCCGTTCGCGAAGAACATTCACGAGAAGCGTGTTTGCCGTGACGAGGAGTGCCCGATCATCTCCGTTGACGACAATCTGGATGAGATAGCGCTTTATCCCATATTTATCTTCAATGCATTCCATCGCCATTACCTCCTTCGATTTTCACGGGCTCTCCTGCGGGTTGCATATGCAATGCTTTGCGCAGAGCCCGCTTTGTAAAAACCCTGACCATGTCTCGTCGATACTCCTGGGACGCCCTTATATCAGAAATGGGCCTGCATTCCGCCGCGGCAGCCCGACCCACTTCTTCCAGCGCAGCTTCAGTGGCCAGATTGCCGATAAGCAGCTGTTCGGCCTTCTTTGCCCGAATCGGCACGGGACCGACAGCACCAAGTACGATCCGCACCTGCTCTACGTGAGCTCCTGATGCCACAACACTCACACCTACCCCTACGACGGCTATGGCGCCCGATTGACGCAGGCCAAATTTAAAGTATGCGCTGCCCGTCGTGGGCTGATCCGGAATGGTGATCTCTGTAAGAATTCTGTCCGGTTCGATGGCAGCACGGTTTGGCCCGATAAAAAAATCCTCCAGAGGCACGATTCCCTTACCGTGTCTGCCCAGCAGTGTGATGCTCGCGTCCAGCGCGATCAGGATGGGCGGCAGATCGGCTGAGGGCAGGGCATTCACCAGGTTTCCGCCTATCGTGCCCCTGTTGCGAATCTGGTTGTTGGCCATGGTGTGCGCAGCTTCAGGAATTGACGGATATTTTTGTTGCAGTAATTCCGAGTTGACGAGATCGTTGTGCGTGACTCTCGCGCCGATCACAACACCTTTTCCGGGAACGTACGTGATGGATGCCATGTCCGGGATGTTCTTGATCGAGACAAGCGCTTTCGGAGCAATCAACTCATTCTTCATTCTGGAGAGCACATCCGTGCCCCCCGCGAGAACTTTTGCATCGCTGCCGTAGCTCGCCAGGATTGCGCAGGCTTCTTCGATAGAAGAAGGCGCATGGTAATCGAAATCAGGTATGTACATACGTTACCCCCTTTTGGCCATTTGTTCATCTAGCTGAAAATTGTGAGGGGTATATTACCGCAACTCCATGTGAATGTCAACAAAACGAAGAGCGTAACACTCAATAATACAAGTGTAATTAATTTCACATGACAGTGTGATACAAGAACGGCACATATCCGTCATTCTGTTTCTTATAGTGAATATAATAATACGGCTGTCCATTCATAGGGTTCGGTGCTGTTCGTATTTATGGCCAGTCTGCAATTGCTGCACGCCACACCTGCCGTGGCGCTCACCCCTGCCTCTTCCTGGTCCCTGACCGGGCCGCTTCACTCGCGGATAGAATAGTGCGCATCCTGATCTAAGAACGCTTATTACCCGCAGGGTTGAAATCTGCCGAGACCGTACGTACTATATTCCCGCTGTCTGGGCGGCAACGAGCATTCCCGCGACGAGGCGACATTTGAAGGAGAAAGAGATGAAAGATAGATTCCTTTTTGCAGCTCTGGTCTTTCTCACCTGCCTGTTCTTACCTGTTTCTATATACACGGTGAGCGCTGCGCCCGCGAATCCCTGCTCTGAAGATATTGAGAAGTTTTGTAAGGACCTGCCGTCAGAGCCGACAGCAGTTATCGATTGCCTCGGCAAGCACGAGAACGAATTGTCAGGCAACTGCCGGGATTATGCAGCTAAGATGGCGGGAGGAAGGGCCGAGAGGCAGGAGCGATTGAGGCAAGTCCTGGCTGCGCGCCAGGCGTGCAAGGATGATATCTCAAGGCTCTGCAAAGATGCGAAGCCGGAAAGCGGCGGAATAGCACGATGTCTGGACGAGCACCGGGACGAAGTAACACCTTCCTGCAGAGAGAGCATGGCAACACTCAAGAAGACAGAAGCCCCTGGAAAACAGAATTAAGATGAAAGAGCGGCCGAAAGAATCAGGCCCGCCGCCAACCGGGCCAGCAGGCCTGACGACACAGTTCTAAACTCCCCAACAGCGCACGTGGTTGCGACTCAACTGAAATTTATTTCTTCGCCGGTATCACCGGCACCTGTAAATAGGAATCATACTTGCCACCCGAATAGATCACGTGTTTCCCTTTATTGACGAGCCAGTCATAGAAGAGGAGCGGCTGATCCACAGGAGAGTGGCCCTGGATGGAGACGCTCAACGTTTCGCCTTTGCGGAACAGCGTGCTTGACGGTAACAAGGTTATCTCCACCGGGACAATCTCTCCCGGTTTCAGCTTTTTCTCTCCCTGGTATTTTTGCACCGGCCGCCATGGTGCGGATAGTACCGGATCGAGTTCCCTCTGGGAGACCCGCATCTGGCCTCTCGCTGCCGCGTCACCAGAAAAACCGTTCATGCCGCGGAACTGTACCTCATTGCCCTTGGCAATGCTCCCCTTCCCGGCAAGTGTCTCCAGCGACCTGCAGGTCGGACTCTCTGCATCACACGGTCCTGCAAATTTCCTCGCGGTGACAAAAATATCCATATCATTGGTGTCAGGTGCTGCCACCCACAGTTTGAGTTTCATATAGCCTGTCAGCTCCGTGTCTTCGCTAAAGGTGATGGCGAAGGAGGCGCTGCCACCCTGCGTTGAATTATAGCTGATCTTTCCCTGTTTTGCAGGTGCGGCACTGAGCGAGCCATCCTGTGTATTCAGGTAGAGCTTCTTGTACTCCGTACGGGAAAGGGGAAATTCATTCTCGAGGCGCACCTGGTACTCGTCCCTCGTCTCCCGGACCTCCAGCCGCACTCTTGGAGTGTCGGGCCAGCCGTTCTGCAGACCTTTCAGATAATAGTCAAAGAACTTCTTCTGGTAGGCGAGAGCATCGTCGCTGTAAAAGCGCTCCCACTTTTTTCCGCCATGAGTGTAGAGCCATTTATCCTTGGAACCGATCCTGCGGTATGACTCGAACGTACCTTGCGTGTGTAGCCCCTTATCGGACCAGGAAGCGCATATCAGCATAGGAGTCGTGATCAGCTCCAGCTTTGGATTTTCGAGGATCATGTTCTGATTGGCGACCGGATCCATGGCCTCAACCCAGGCCTTCGCCGCCTGTTCAGGAGGGAGTTTCTGCAGGTTGACTTTCCACGGCCCTACGCTCCGCGAGAAATTAGTTTCAGGAATGCCACCCCAGAAAAGAAGATCGCGGTAACGGTCCGATGTGCCTTCCCATGGAACGATTGCCTTGAGGTGCGGAGGCACAGGCTGATGACTGGCCGCGTAATACTGGTTGCTCGCGAGAGCGGAGACGCCCATCATGCCTACGTTACCGTTACTCCACGGTTGAGCTGCAGCCCATTCGATCAGCTGATATAGATCGTCGCCTCCCTGCGCGGGGCTTGACGGCTTTCCGCCGGATTTGAAGCCTCCTCGTACGTCAACAATGATCACCACATAATCGTTGGGCACCCAGAAAGCCGCGTCCGGCCCTTCCCACGGGGTAAGCATTGATACCTTCATGTGGCCGACATCAGCCCCATGGGAATATACCCTGAACATGTAAGGGTCAAAGGCACCTGGAAGCGCTGTCCCGTCCGGTTTATAAGAAGGAGGAGTCTGATCTTTGCCGTATGGCGTCATCGAGAGTATGACCGGGAACTTGCCCTCCTTGGCGGGCCGGTAGACGTTGCAGGCTAGCTTGACACCATCTGGCATAGTCACCATCACATCCTTGTCGATGGCGATCCCCGGAGGGGTGGGTATGATGAGGTAGGGTAGAAGTCCGTCAGGACTGGGACGCACCTCGTAAGGATCGCTGACAGGATGATTGATAGCCAGCGAAACGGCCGGCTGAGTCAAGCCAAGAATCGCTGCCAGGATGAAGTAGCAAAGCAAACCATGCTCCCGTGATGTCTTCTCTCGCATCCCCCTTCCTCCTTTTCCCTACATCATTTCTGATGAACATTTCTACATCATGCTCAGCTCTGCACTTATCCCTGTCGTCCTGTGCCTTTGGTTCTGCCTTCAAGCCCCTCGAGGAGTTGCTCGTTGTCACCGGGGATCACCATCTCAAAGACAGAGTCCACGCTCGTGTAGTCGTAATACCCGAGCCGTGCCAGCGGCCTGATCCGGGGAATATCGAGCTTGCCGTCCGGTCCGATCACTTCATCCTTCACGTGTACCAGAACCACTTTACCGATGATAATGTCGATGGCGCCCTTCGCCCCATTGCCCGGGAGGCGGAGTGTCTGAAAGTATCTGCACTCAAACTGCACCGGTGATTCAGCCACGCGACAAGGCCTGACAAGTACCGAAGGTGCCTTGGTGAGCCCTGCCAGCTCGAATTCATCGATACCCGGCGCAACCTCTGCCGCCGAGCGGTTGACGGCCTCGCGCAGCTCATATGTCGCCATATTGTAGACGAACTCGCCCGTCTCCTCAATGTTGGCAACGGTATCCTTGCGGCCCCCGCCCGTTCTCTGGCCCGCGGAAAACATGACATACGCCGGATTATAGTTCAAGTTCTGGAACTGACTGTACGGCGCAAGATTGTGCACGCCCTCGGCGTTTATTGTGGAGATCCAACCGATAGGCCGGGGGACCACACACGACTTAAAAGGACTGTGAGCCAATCCATGGTCGTCTTTATCGGGATCGTAATGCATATCCTGTCCTCCTCGTAAGAAAGCGGTCTGGTCATTCACATACCGAGATATCGTTTCCGTACTTCATCGTCGCCGAGCAGTTCGGAAGCCTCCCCGTGCTTGACGGTTCGTCCTGTTTCCATGATGTAGGCGCGATCAGCGATCTTCAGCGCAGCTCTCACGTTCTGTTCGACCAGCAGGATCGGGATGTCACGCGTTCGCAGATCACGTACGACGCCGAAAATATTGTTAACCGCTAACGGTGCCAGCCCCAGCGACGGCTCATCAAGCAGCAGGAGTTTCGGCTGCGACATCAACCCTCTCGCGATAGCAAGCATCTGCTGCTCTCCGCCTGAGAGCGATCCCGCTTTGCCCGCAAACCTCTGCTTCAGAATCGGAAAAAGGTCGAACATCGACTGGTACAATTCTTCCAGCTCTGCTGCTGCGGTGCCATGGGCGTACGCGCCGAGAAGCAGATTCTGCTGTACGGTGAGCGTGGCAAATATCTGTCTCCCTTCTGGTACGTGGCTAATGCCTGTTCTCACGATCTCTTCCGGCTTTTTCCTCGTCATTTCCTTTCCGAGGAAGCGGACGGCACCCTTAGTGGGCGCCATCAGACCTGATATGATCTTGAGCAGCGTTGATTTCCCTGCCCCATTCGCACCCAGCAGGCAGACTACCTCCCCTTTCGCGACGTCAAGATCAACACCCTTCAATACTTCTACCCGGCCGTATGCCGCGTGGATGCCGCGTATGCTCAGCATCAGCCGCTCCCCCCACCAATGGCGCATTCGGAACCAAGGTACGCTTCTATAACCGCGGGGTTGGCGCAGATGCTGGCAGGATCGCCTTCGGCCAGCCGTTTCCCGAAATCAAGCACCACGATATCATCAGAGAGGCGCATCACCAGGTTCATGTTGTGTTCTACCAGGAGTATGGTAACACCTCTGGCTCTTACCGCCATAAGAAGCTGCAGGAATTGTTCTACCTCTGCGTCGTTGAGGCCTGATGCCGGTTCGTCCAGGAGGAGCAGTTCAGGCTCGGCCATCAGTGAGCGCGCAAGCTCAACCAGCCGCTGATTCCCAAAGGAAAGCGCAGTGGGTACCCTGTCAGCAGCCCAGTCCATGCCTACAAAAGAAAGCGCCTCCATGGCTTTCTCTCGCATTACCCTTTCCTTGTGTCCGCTCCTGCTCCGAAGAAAGAGTGTGCCCAGGATTGTAGGATTAATGCGCTTGTGTGCGCCGAGGAGTACGTTATCAAGCACCGTGGCATCATTGACCGTGAAGAGCCGCACGAGTTGAAAGGTACGGGATACGCCAAGCATCGCGATCTGCTCTGTCTTCATGCGCGTAAGCTCATGACCTCGCAGGCTCACCGTGCCCTCATCCGGAAGAAGCAGGCCGTTGATCACATTGAGAAGTGTGGTCTTGCCCGCGCCATTCGGCCCTATGAGCGCCTTGATGTGACCGGCCTTGATCTGGAAGCTGACATCGATGAGAGCGTGTACGCCTTCAAACGACTTACTCACACCATCGACCGTCAGAAGGGCCTCTTGCGCCGCCCCCATTGGCTGTTCCTCTCTCGCGGTGCTTTGTGGAGGCGCACTCATCGTGCACCCCGGGTCACAAGTCTGCTTCTGATCTCGGTGAGTATCCCGAAAAGCCCTTTTGGCATAAAGACCAGAATGAGTATGAGGATGACGCCATTCATCAACATCTCGTAATCCTGGAGCCGGACCGTAATCTCCGGCAGCAGTTTGAGAAAAAGCGCTCCGAGAGCAGGTCCGTAGATGGTACCAATGCCTCCCAGATATAGCATGACAAGCACGTTAATGGACGTCATGACACTGAAGTCATCCGGCGCAAGAAAGCCCATGTAGTGCGCGAACAGAGAGCCTGCAACCGAGGCAAAGACAGCCGAAAGCACGTAGACACGGATCTTGTAGCCGGCACAGTCAATTCCAAACGTCTTTGCTGCAGTCTCATCACTGTGAATAGCAATGAGCGTTCTTCCAAAGGGCGAGCGGGTCAACAGGAGGCTGCTTGCAACCACCAGCAGTACAATCGCCCACACGAGGTAGTAATAGTGGATCTGGTTGTCGAAAGTGAAACCAAACAGACTGAAGGAGGGGACGTCGCGCAGACCCGAAGCGCCGCCGGTGAGCCACTGGAGCCCGACTATAAGCGTGACAACAATCTCGTTGAGCGCAAGCGTTGCCATTGCCAGATAGTATTCCTTCAGGGCAAGTACAGGGCGTCCCACTCCCCACGCAACCGCCGCTGAAAGCGCCATGCCTGTCATCATCGCGAGTGCAGGGGGAGCGCTGTATTTCGCCGTCAGGATACCCGAGACATAAGCGCCGATCGCAAAGAAGGCCGCATGCCCCACTGATATTTGTCCCGCGAAGCCCATAAGCAGATCAAGACTCACCGCCAGGATCACGTAAATGCCCACAAAGATGAGCACGCCGCAGCGATAGGGCGACATGCCGCCGAAAGTTGGTG is drawn from Syntrophorhabdales bacterium and contains these coding sequences:
- a CDS encoding ABC transporter permease; the protein is MAFRASVESGNVLLRFIVRVGRESLGLVSTFGAMAIFFFLGFVNIFRRKQIAEIVSHTYSIGARSSLIVMLVGLFTGMVLGLQLFYTLVKFGSVGALGSAVSLSLIRELGPVLTAIMITARAGSAMAAEIGILRISEQIDALYTMRIDPVRYLISPRIAAAIISFPILTAFFDLIGIFGGYISGVLLLGTNAGTYLYRVQFPVDIVDVRGGFIKALVFAVIVSTICCFQGYFCHMRPQGFGAKAVGLATISAVVISCVMILISDYVVTSFLM
- the hcrA gene encoding 4-hydroxybenzoyl-CoA reductase subunit alpha; this translates as MKDDYAVIGKSVPKIDGRAKATGQARYTGDLKFPNMLVGKILTSPHAHARILHIDTSEAEKLSGVKAIITHKDVPSKKYGISPARWDENIFCIDKVRFVGDKVAAVAAIDEETVYKALKLIKVEYEVLPAVFDPVEALTENAPLIHEEFPGNINAEIHQEFGNVEEAFSRSFHVRTDTYIGQRTYQSPIEPHAAISMWDGGKLTVYASTQSPHYFQYYLAREFELPMGDVRVLKTFVGGGFGGKMEPTGLEFGGAVLARITGRPVKMFYDRAEMFAHNRGRHRQIMELTTGVDREGKILGSYANFIMDGGAYTSLGIASAYYAGALLTLTYDFDNYKFDMIRVYTNLPACGAQRGHGAPQPKYAYECHLDNIARDLRLDPAEIRLINARKPNTVTPNSFRINSCELSACIDKAKKISGWNEKRGKLPGGKGIGIAVGSFVSGAGYPIYRTDLPHAAAIIKVHEDGSAATLYTGATDIGQGSDTVLCQMAAEAMGIKYEQMKIVSADTETTPHDFGAYASRQTLMSGSAVKEAGEMVKEQVLEMAGKMLEVSPSELDCKEAVVFLKSDPGISIPFSNVARKLFVDKGPLVGRGAYTPPKLGGSFKGAAVGTSPAYSFATQISEVEVDKETGEIRVKEVWDVHDCGKVINPALLHAQVHGALFMGMGEAIWEEVRFDKNGKIINPNLSDYRLPTALDMPRVTSELVESYDIAGPWGVKEVGEGATIPTMGCFANAILDAAGVSVNSLPLSYEKVWQALREKEAGEKQTRKPIEHEGYPGEPAAYEME
- a CDS encoding (2Fe-2S)-binding protein, which gives rise to MECIEDKYGIKRYLIQIVVNGDDRALLVTANTLLVNVLRERLDLTGTKKGCELGNCGSCTVLLDGKPVDSCLVLAVEADGCEITTIEGVAQSEELDRLQNSFVENAAIQCGYCTPGMILSAKALLTRNPAPTEQEVRQAIAGNLCRCTGYVNIVKAVMAAAATTEQEKRGVA
- a CDS encoding xanthine dehydrogenase family protein subunit M, with amino-acid sequence MYIPDFDYHAPSSIEEACAILASYGSDAKVLAGGTDVLSRMKNELIAPKALVSIKNIPDMASITYVPGKGVVIGARVTHNDLVNSELLQQKYPSIPEAAHTMANNQIRNRGTIGGNLVNALPSADLPPILIALDASITLLGRHGKGIVPLEDFFIGPNRAAIEPDRILTEITIPDQPTTGSAYFKFGLRQSGAIAVVGVGVSVVASGAHVEQVRIVLGAVGPVPIRAKKAEQLLIGNLATEAALEEVGRAAAAECRPISDIRASQEYRRDMVRVFTKRALRKALHMQPAGEPVKIEGGNGDGMH
- a CDS encoding cysteine rich repeat-containing protein, whose amino-acid sequence is MKDRFLFAALVFLTCLFLPVSIYTVSAAPANPCSEDIEKFCKDLPSEPTAVIDCLGKHENELSGNCRDYAAKMAGGRAERQERLRQVLAARQACKDDISRLCKDAKPESGGIARCLDEHRDEVTPSCRESMATLKKTEAPGKQN
- a CDS encoding CocE/NonD family hydrolase, translated to MREKTSREHGLLCYFILAAILGLTQPAVSLAINHPVSDPYEVRPSPDGLLPYLIIPTPPGIAIDKDVMVTMPDGVKLACNVYRPAKEGKFPVILSMTPYGKDQTPPSYKPDGTALPGAFDPYMFRVYSHGADVGHMKVSMLTPWEGPDAAFWVPNDYVVIIVDVRGGFKSGGKPSSPAQGGDDLYQLIEWAAAQPWSNGNVGMMGVSALASNQYYAASHQPVPPHLKAIVPWEGTSDRYRDLLFWGGIPETNFSRSVGPWKVNLQKLPPEQAAKAWVEAMDPVANQNMILENPKLELITTPMLICASWSDKGLHTQGTFESYRRIGSKDKWLYTHGGKKWERFYSDDALAYQKKFFDYYLKGLQNGWPDTPRVRLEVRETRDEYQVRLENEFPLSRTEYKKLYLNTQDGSLSAAPAKQGKISYNSTQGGSASFAITFSEDTELTGYMKLKLWVAAPDTNDMDIFVTARKFAGPCDAESPTCRSLETLAGKGSIAKGNEVQFRGMNGFSGDAAARGQMRVSQRELDPVLSAPWRPVQKYQGEKKLKPGEIVPVEITLLPSSTLFRKGETLSVSIQGHSPVDQPLLFYDWLVNKGKHVIYSGGKYDSYLQVPVIPAKK
- a CDS encoding flavin reductase family protein → MHYDPDKDDHGLAHSPFKSCVVPRPIGWISTINAEGVHNLAPYSQFQNLNYNPAYVMFSAGQRTGGGRKDTVANIEETGEFVYNMATYELREAVNRSAAEVAPGIDEFELAGLTKAPSVLVRPCRVAESPVQFECRYFQTLRLPGNGAKGAIDIIIGKVVLVHVKDEVIGPDGKLDIPRIRPLARLGYYDYTSVDSVFEMVIPGDNEQLLEGLEGRTKGTGRQG
- a CDS encoding ABC transporter ATP-binding protein; protein product: MLSIRGIHAAYGRVEVLKGVDLDVAKGEVVCLLGANGAGKSTLLKIISGLMAPTKGAVRFLGKEMTRKKPEEIVRTGISHVPEGRQIFATLTVQQNLLLGAYAHGTAAAELEELYQSMFDLFPILKQRFAGKAGSLSGGEQQMLAIARGLMSQPKLLLLDEPSLGLAPLAVNNIFGVVRDLRTRDIPILLVEQNVRAALKIADRAYIMETGRTVKHGEASELLGDDEVRKRYLGM
- a CDS encoding ABC transporter ATP-binding protein, with product MGAAQEALLTVDGVSKSFEGVHALIDVSFQIKAGHIKALIGPNGAGKTTLLNVINGLLLPDEGTVSLRGHELTRMKTEQIAMLGVSRTFQLVRLFTVNDATVLDNVLLGAHKRINPTILGTLFLRSRSGHKERVMREKAMEALSFVGMDWAADRVPTALSFGNQRLVELARSLMAEPELLLLDEPASGLNDAEVEQFLQLLMAVRARGVTILLVEHNMNLVMRLSDDIVVLDFGKRLAEGDPASICANPAVIEAYLGSECAIGGGSG
- a CDS encoding branched-chain amino acid ABC transporter permease gives rise to the protein MKLINRFWWILVLAFIALYPPTFGGMSPYRCGVLIFVGIYVILAVSLDLLMGFAGQISVGHAAFFAIGAYVSGILTAKYSAPPALAMMTGMALSAAVAWGVGRPVLALKEYYLAMATLALNEIVVTLIVGLQWLTGGASGLRDVPSFSLFGFTFDNQIHYYYLVWAIVLLVVASSLLLTRSPFGRTLIAIHSDETAAKTFGIDCAGYKIRVYVLSAVFASVAGSLFAHYMGFLAPDDFSVMTSINVLVMLYLGGIGTIYGPALGALFLKLLPEITVRLQDYEMLMNGVILILILVFMPKGLFGILTEIRSRLVTRGAR